The bacterium genome has a segment encoding these proteins:
- a CDS encoding SUMF1/EgtB/PvdO family nonheme iron enzyme, translating to MKNNRWDIFFAFFLLLIFQKISLGQSANMSNMVLVSAGKFTMHVEYRWREGLSLDSLIADDRGIRYSYTEKVYVPKFYIDKTEVTNEQFKQFLDATGYKPKWPKNFLKNWRNGVYAKGKAKHPVVWVSLEDAKAYAKWAGKRLPTEIEWQKAAQGTDGRTWPWGNVFNPNKANMDSRDTKPVGSYPEGASPYGCLDMVGNVWEWTDSFRSDGYHYFSWIRGGSYFLAKGSRWYMQGGPITNYQRTKFWYMTPALNRSSTIGFRCVMDDK from the coding sequence ATGAAGAATAATCGTTGGGATATCTTTTTTGCATTTTTTTTACTACTCATTTTTCAAAAAATTAGCTTGGGTCAGAGTGCAAATATGTCAAATATGGTTTTAGTTTCTGCCGGAAAATTTACCATGCATGTAGAATACCGTTGGCGGGAAGGCTTATCTCTTGACTCTTTGATTGCAGATGACCGTGGTATCCGTTATAGTTATACTGAGAAGGTTTATGTTCCAAAATTTTATATTGATAAAACAGAAGTAACCAATGAACAATTTAAGCAGTTTTTAGATGCAACTGGCTATAAACCAAAATGGCCAAAAAATTTCCTCAAAAACTGGCGTAATGGGGTTTACGCAAAGGGTAAAGCAAAACATCCGGTAGTATGGGTTTCTTTAGAGGATGCAAAAGCTTATGCAAAATGGGCTGGCAAACGATTACCCACAGAAATAGAATGGCAAAAAGCTGCCCAGGGAACCGATGGGAGAACATGGCCGTGGGGGAATGTTTTTAATCCTAATAAAGCTAACATGGATTCTCGTGATACCAAGCCTGTTGGGAGTTACCCTGAAGGAGCCAGTCCATATGGCTGTTTGGACATGGTTGGAAATGTTTGGGAATGGACAGATTCCTTTCGGTCAGACGGTTATCACTATTTTTCCTGGATTCGAGGAGGAAGTTATTTTTTAGCAAAGGGAAGCCGCTGGTATATGCAAGGAGGACCAATTACAAACTATCAAAGAACAAAATTCTGGTATATGACACCAGCTTTAAATAGGTCTTCTACTATAGGCTTTCGATGTGTTATGGATGATAAGTAG